The genomic DNA AGACGTACCGGCACACGTGGCTGCTCGCCGACGGTTCGGCGCTCACCCTGTGGGAGCTCGTCCACAACACCGTGCTGGGGCGTGAGACGCAGCACGAGGTGTATGTCGACGAGGAGGAGCTGCGCACCGCGACCGCGCGTCTGCCGCTGCCGCCGGACACCCCGGAGTTCGAGCTGCCGGTGCTGGTGCAGTTGTCGCCGATCCCGGAGCCCCGGCACACCTACGAGTCGGACGACTCCGCGGACCACGCGCGCAGGTTATTGCGCCGGGCGGAGAACGCGGACCGGCCGGACGCGGAGACGGCGGCGCTGCTGGAGACGGCGTTCGCGCACCAGATCACGCAGGCCTTCGGCCGCCCGTTCCGGGCTGGCCGGGCCGCGGTGTGCTTCTCGCTCTACGAGCACGCGTTCCTGCTGTGCGACGGCGCGGAGGTCTCCCTGTGGGAGGTCGAGCACACGGCGACCCCCGACGGTCGTCACATGTGCGAGGTGTACGCCAGCGAGGACGCGGCCCGGGACGCGATGGAGCGGCGGGCGGCGCGGGTCTTCTGACCGGCGAAGGGCTCAACGCCCGTCGCTGAGCTGTCGTACCAGACCCGCGAAGGCGTCCCGCTCCGCCGGGGTCAGTTCGACGGACTCCAGGTGGGGGGCGGTGTCGCGCTGGTTCGGGAGGCCGTGGAGCGGGTGGGCCGCGTGCCAGACGGTGGGCGCGACGAGGGAGCGGCGCAGGATGCGGGTCAGGCCGAGCACCCAGGCGACGGTCGCCAGGGCGAGAACGGCCACACCGGTCAACTGGAGGATCGAGACGTGCTCAGGCATGCGTCCCAGTAGACACCACGGTCCGGGACCGTGGTCCCGGACCGTGACGTATCTCGCAGTTGCCGTGAA from Streptomyces sp. NBC_01478 includes the following:
- a CDS encoding DUF6227 family protein — translated: MSVPYDTAAYEQPESPESPQEHLERLLGRALNSFELPDETIGRLDCALAHDSSLHSAHHSAGLHRETYRHTWLLADGSALTLWELVHNTVLGRETQHEVYVDEEELRTATARLPLPPDTPEFELPVLVQLSPIPEPRHTYESDDSADHARRLLRRAENADRPDAETAALLETAFAHQITQAFGRPFRAGRAAVCFSLYEHAFLLCDGAEVSLWEVEHTATPDGRHMCEVYASEDAARDAMERRAARVF